The following proteins come from a genomic window of Piliocolobus tephrosceles isolate RC106 unplaced genomic scaffold, ASM277652v3 unscaffolded_29680, whole genome shotgun sequence:
- the LOC113222160 gene encoding ubiquitin carboxyl-terminal hydrolase 17-like protein 6: MEADSLHLGGEWQFNQFSKLTSSRPDAVFAEIQRTSVPEKSPLASETHVDLCDDLAPVARQPALGEKLPLSSRRPAAVGAGLQNMGNTCYVNASLQCLTYTPPLANYMLSREHSQLCHRHKCCMLCMMEAHITQALHRPGHVIQPSQALAAGFHRGKQEDAHEFLMFIVDAMRKACLPGHKQVDHDSKDTTLIHQIFGGYWRSQIKCLHCQGISDTFDPYLDIALDIQAAHSVKQALEQVVKPEELNGENAYHCGLCLQKAPASKTFTLHTSAKVLILVLKRFSDVTGNKLAKSVQYPECLDMQPYTSQKNTGPLVYVLYAMLVHAGWSCHNGHYLSYVRAPGGQWYKMDDAEVTACSIASVLSQQAYVLFYIQKSELERCGESVSIGREPGALGAEHTGRRATQGELQREPCLQEPDLEEHLVERATQESTLDHWKFLQEQNKTKPDFNVRKVECTLPPNVLVIHPSKYKSGMNNRHHEQQSSLLNLSSRNLTHQESMNTGTLTSLQGKSRRSKGRNKHSKRALFVCQ, encoded by the coding sequence ATGGAGGCCGATTCACTCCACTTGGGAGGTGAGTGGCAGTTCAACCAGTTTTCAAAACTCACATCTTCTCGGCCAGATGCAGTTTTTGCTGAAATCCAGCGAACTTCTGTACCTGAGAAGTCACCCCTGGCATCTGAGACCCATGTCGACCTCTGTGATGATTTGGCTCCTGTGGCAAGACAGCCTGCCCTTGGGGAGAAGCTTCCTCTCAGTAGCAGGAGACCTGCTGCGGTGGGGGCTGGGCTCCAGAATATGGGAAACACTTGCTACGTGAACGCTTCCCTGCAGTGCCTGACATACACACCACCCCTTGCCAACTACATGCTGTCCCGGGAGCACTCTCAACTTTGTCATCGTCACAAGTGCTGCATGCTGTGTATGATGGAAGCTCACATCACACAGGCCCTCCACCGTCCTGGCCACGTCATCCAGCCCTCACAGGCACTGGCTGCTGGCTTCCATAGAGGCAAGCAGGAAGATGCCCATGAATTTCTGATGTTCATTGTGGATGCCATGAGAAAGGCATGCCTTCCCGGGCACAAGCAGGTAGATCATGACTCTAAGGACACCACCCTCATCCACCAGATATTTGGAGGCTACTGGAGATCTCAAATCAAGTGTCTCCACTGCCAGGGCATTTCGGACACCTTTGACCCTTACCTGGACATCgccctggatatccaggcagctCATAGTGTGAAGCAAGCTTTGGAACAGGTGGTGAAGCCCGAAGAACTCAATGGAGAGAATGCCTATCATTGTGGTCTTTGTCTCCAGAAGGCGCCTGCCTCCAAGACGTTCACTTTACACACTAGTGCCAAGGTCCTCATCCTTGTATTGAAGAGATTCTCCGATGTCACAGGCAACAAACTTGCCAAGAGTGTGCAATACCCTGAGTGCCTTGACATGCAGCCATACACGTCTCAGAAGAACACAGGGCCTCTTGTCTATGTCCTCTATGCTATGCTGGTCCACGCTGGGTGGAGTTGTCACAATGGACATTACCTCTCTTATGTCAGAGCTCCAGGAGGCCAGTGGTATAAAATGGATGACGCCGAGGTCACTGCCTGTAGCATCGCTTCTGTCCTGAGTCAACAGGCCTATGTCCTCTTTTACATCCAGAAGAGTGAATTGGAAAGATGCGGTGAGAGTGTGTCAATAGGCAGGGAACCAGGAGCCCTTGGCGCTGAACACACAGGCAGGCGAGCAACACAAGGAGAGCTCCAGAGGGAACCCTGCCTCCAGGAACCCGACTTGGAGGAGCACTTGGTGGAAAGAGCCACTCAGGAAAGCACCTTAGACCACTGGAAGTTCCtccaagagcaaaacaaaaccaagcctGACTTCAACGTCAGAAAAGTCGAATGTACCCTGCCTCCCAACGTGCTTGTGATTCATCCATCAAAATACAAGAGTGGGATGAACAACCGTCATCATGAACAGCAAAGCTCCCTGCTGAACCTCTCTTCAAGGAACCTGACACATCAGGAGTCCATGAACACTGGCACACTCACTTCTCTGCAAGGGAAGAGCAGGAGATCCAAAGGGAGGAACAAA